The Glycine soja cultivar W05 chromosome 8, ASM419377v2, whole genome shotgun sequence genome has a window encoding:
- the LOC114422874 gene encoding uncharacterized protein LOC114422874, translated as MAEGRGSTLVHLLVVVLCLVAFGFAIAAERRRSVGTMHKIEGTNETFCSYSSDVATGYGVGAFLFLLSGESLLMGVTKCMCFGRPLTPGVNRAWSIIYFLSSWVTFLVAEACLIAGATKNAYHTKYRGMIYAHNFSCEALRKGVFIAGAVFVVATMILNVYYYMYFTKAMTTPVSHKANRVSSTVGMAGYA; from the exons ATGGCAGAGGGAAGAGGGTCCACTCTCGTGCACCTCTTGGTCGTGGTTCTGTGCTTGGTCGCTTTCGGGTTCGCCATTGCCGCCGAGAGAAGAAGAAGCGTC GGAACcatgcacaaaattgaaggaacaAATGAAACATTCTGCAGCTATAGTTCAGATGTTGCCACTGGTTATGGAGTGGGCGCTTTCCTGTTTCTTCTTTCTGGTGAATCACTGCTAATGGGAGTGACAAAGTGCATGTGCTTTGGGAGGCCCTTAACACCTGGGGTAAATCGAGCGTGGTccattatatattttctttcttcttg GGTCACTTTTCTGGTAGCAGAAGCTTGCTTGATAGCAGGTGCAACCAAGAATGCCTACCACACCAAATACCGTGGAATGATTTATGCTCATAACTTCTCATGTGAAGCCTTGCGGAAAGGTGTCTTCATTGCCGGAGCGGTTTTCGTTGTTGCAACCATGATTCTTAACGTATACTATTACATGTACTTCACGAAGGCAATGACAACACCAGTTTCTCATAAGGCAAATCGGGTGAGCTCCACTGTTGGAATGGCTGGATATGCATGA